The Aeromicrobium tamlense nucleotide sequence TCCAGCGGGTGGGCGGCGACCTCGACGCCGGCGTGGGTCACGTAGGCGCCGTTCTCGGCGATGATGACGAGCTCGTCGGCGACCTCGTGGAACATCGACTCGATGGTCGCCCACTGGCGTCCGCTGGCGGGGGCGAAGGCGACGCCGGCGGCCTGCAGGTCGCGGATGAGGGCGAAGGTCTCGGCGGGCATCTGCTTGCGCTCGTCGAGGAGGGTGCCGTCGAGGTCGGCCACGACGAGCTTGATGTCGGGCGCGGTCATGCCCTCAGTCGATCACACTCCGGTGGAAGTTCGCGTGGGACCGCGATGCCGTGGGACCGCGCTGGCCCTGATAACGGGACCCGTACTTCGCCGAGCCGTACGGGTTCTCCGCGGCCGAGGTGAGGCGGAAGAAGCACAGCTGGCCGATCTTCATGCCCGGGTAGAGCTTGATCGGCAGCGTGGCCACGTTCGCCAGCTCGAGGGTGATGTGGCCCTGGAACCCGGGATCGATGAAGCCGGCGGTGGAGTGCGTCATGAGGCCGAGACGGCCGAGGGACGACTTGCCCTCGAGGCGCGCGGCGACGTCGTCGGGCAGCGTCACGTACTCGTACGTGGAGCCCAGCACGAACTCACCCGGGTGCAGGATGAACGCGTCCTCGCCGGCGACCTCGACGTCGCGCGTCAGGTCCGACTGGTCCTGTGCGGGGTCGATGTGGGGGTACTTGTGGTTGTCGAAGACGCGGAAGAACTTGTCGAGGCGCACGTCGATGCTCGACGGCTGGATCATCGAGGCGTCATAGGGGTCGAGCGCGACCCGCCCGGCGTCGATCTCGGCGAGGATGTCGCGGTCCGAAAGCAGCACAAGGAGAACCTAACGCATCGTCTCTTCGCCCTGCGGTTCCCGACCTCGAGCGCTTGGCCCCTTCGTGTGCCAAGGTGCAGAGAAGGCAACTGTGAGGAGCACCACGTGTACAAGACCATCCTCGTCGGCGTCGACGGCAGCGACACCGCGTCCCGCGCGGCCGAGGTCGCGGCGGAGCTCGCCTCGGCCACCGGCGCCGCCCTCCACATCGTCACCGCGGTCGACGAGAAGGCCACCGCGGCCACCGACCTCCCGCCGGGCATGCACCCGCTGAGCCCCGGCGAGCGGGCCGAGGCGATCGCCCGCCAGGTCGCCGATGGTCTCTCCTACCAGGGAACGGTCGAGTCCAGTCCGGCTCCCGGCAAGCCCGCCGACGCGCTCGTGCACGTGGCCAAGGAGATCGGCGCCGACCTCATCGTCGTGGGCAACCGCCGCGTGCAGGGCATCAGCCGACTGCTCGGCAGCGTCGCCACCGACGTCGCCCACCACGCGCCCTGCGACGTCTACATCGTCAAGACGGTCTGAGGTCCGCGGGAGGCGGGGTTCAGTGGTGGTTTGTCGGGAAACTACAAGAGCGTTGCGAGCACGGTGCGCACCAAATCGCACCTCCGCGCTAAGTCTTAGGAACTTCCGGCGACGCCTCGGCTCCGGTTGCCTTGTTCGTGACACCAAACGGAATGTGCACGCTCGGAACGACTGACTTCGTCTTGTCCACGTGGTCTGTCTGATCGTCGAAGAAGATGTGCGGCCCATAGATCTTCAGCGTGTCCGCCTTCGGCCACCCCCCAAGGAAGAAGATGTCATTGACTCGGAGGCCCCAGTGCTTCAGGGTCGTGATCGGCCGAACGTGCGCGGGAGCGTTCCGAGCAGTCACGATTCCGATGTGGAGGCGCCGGTTGTAGGACTCGTTCTCCCGTTTGAGATCATCTTCGATCTCCTGGATCTTGTTCAGCGCCGCGAGGAACGGCTGCAATGGACCAGCCGAGAGCGGCTCGGCACCATGCTCGTCCTCGTGTGCCTTGTACACGTCCAAGTCCTTCGACTCTTGATAGACCGTCTCTGCTTGGTCGTCAGCCAACACGCCATCGAAGTCGAACGCGATCCGAAGGGAATTGCCGTCGTCTCCGTCCTCCAACGAGAGAGACCCGGGTTCCCCAACTACCTGTCCAGCAAAAAAGTCGCGCGCGATCGCTGCCCGCACGTCATCCTCGTCTGCGGAAAGGAACAGAGTCATATTGAACGCGTCCATGAACTTGTACGGCGCTCGACCCTGCATGAACACTGACCTAGTAATCGGAAGCCCGTGATGCCTTACGGATTCCATCACCCGCGCTCCCGTCTCCGGATCGTTCCTCGAAAGGATCACAACCTCGATTAGCGGGCTCCGGTCTTTCGCCAGATCGTTGAGGGACAGCAGACGTCGGACGAAGTCGAACGCCACGCCTGGCGCTAATGGGTCGTTGAGCCTTTCCTCTTGAAACTCGCGGTAGGCGTCCTCCTTCTGTTCACGGAAGACCTTGTCAGATTCGTGGAGGTCGAAGAGCGCGCTGGAAGCGATACCGATGACGACCTCGATCTCATGAGGGCTCGGCATATCACTCCTCGAAGATTCCGCGATCGGACCCAACAAGCTGCTCATGCTTTCCGAAGATCAACCTCGACTCGGCGTTCAAGGCGCTGGACTCCACGTTCGGGTCTCTCCATAAACCGGTTCACACCATCGGCACTCAAGTGCGTTTCGTTTCCACTGGGGTGCCCTGTGGGCCCACTCGATTTGAAAGTTCTCGGCGCGCATCCCTCGACCTTACGAGATTTCTACTCTAGTACCGCGGATTCATCGTCCGCAGGGCGAATTCTCGCGCTCTCCCGCTGCTCCGGCTCGGACGATCCACGGGGCACGAGCAGTTCTCCCTGTAGACGTACGTCTTGCCAACACGGTGCCGCCGATAGGAATGCCGTGCTTCTTAAGCCTTGCGGAGTTCGAGGCGAACGGCCTTGTCGCCCAGCTCACTCAGTGTGCTTCTCGAGTAGCGACGCCATCATGGTCCGTCCTCGGAGAATTCTGACTCGTGTCTCACCATAAAGCGGCCGAGCCGCGCACGGGGGAAGGGTCGGACCAATGGCAGGACCGATTGAGCGCTTCCGTGGTCGACTCCGGCTTCCAGCAGGCTTTGGTACCTCGCTAGGGCGATCCGCCAGGAATTCACAAAGGAAGCCTCGTGGCCGGGAACGCTAAGCCCAGGGAGTGGATAGCACCGATTGGCGGAGAACTCTACGAATGTCAGACCCTCACGCTCTATGAAGTCGTCCCGCATCAACGCTTCGAAGGTGAGGTCGAAGCCGGTGCCACGGGCGCCGGGGGTCATCCAACAGGCTTTGACGGATTGGATCTGGTTGTCGTCGATGAGGATCCCGTCAGGGCCGGTCACGGCATCCAAGATCGGTTTCATCACGTTGTCCAGATCCGCTACGAGATGCGTTTGATAGCGGCGGCTCTCGCTGATGTACCACGTGAGGGTGACTTCGACGTCATGGGTGAAGATCCCGCGAGAAGCTTGCTGCACAGCCGCGCCGAGTTCTCTCCGGAACTCGGCCTTCCTCCCAGCGCTGGCCTGCAACGAGATCGGGTCGACTGAGCTTCGAATCTCGACCCGCGCCTGGTCGTAGATTTCGACCACGTCGAACCAGGTGATGGATTCGGCGGGCATGGTGCCAGTCTGCATGGTTGCCGGGGCCCCAGGAGGGAGCGCACATGTGCCCGCAGGTTATGCCGGGGTCCTTCGTCCTGTCCGTTCGCCGGATATGGTCCGGGCATGTCCGGAATTCCGCCGTCGGCAGTGCCTACGGGCAACTGCGACCCGACCACATACAAAGACCACTCTTGATGCGTGGAACCAGATCACACCCGTTGACGTATTGGCAACCAGCCAGGCGTACGGGCAGGGGTGGCATTTATGGAGAAGCGGGAAGGACGGCTTCAATCGCACGCTCCGGCACGAACGCCAGAGCGCACCGCATGGAGTTCCGCCCTGCCGGGGTACCAAACCCGGCTTAGCGTGCGGTGATGCTGGTGGATGAGTGGAGCCGGTGACGGGAATCGAACCCGCGTATCTTGCTTGGGAAGCAAGCGCTCTGCCATTGAGCTACACCGGCGGTGTGCCCCGATCGTAACGACTCAGGCCACGATGATGCATTCGGGTACCGGAGCGGGGCTCAATGCCTCATCGTTCGTCAGAACTGGCGCAGGAAGTCGCGGACGTGGCCGACGAGCTCGGCGGGGCGCTCCTCGGGGATCCAGTGGCCCGTGCCCGAGATCTCGGTGACGGTCACGTTCGGCGGGCCCTCGGCGCGGCGCACGAGCGCGGGCGCGAGGACGAGGTCGCCGGTGCCCGGGAGGAAGAGGAGCGGCACGTCGTCGACCCGGCGGGCGTAGCCGCGGCCCAGCTGCGGGATCTCCTTGAGCAGGAAGGCCCGGTACATCGACTGCCCGGCCCGGGCCCGCGCCGGGTCACGGAACCGCGCCAGGTACTCCTCGCGCACCGAGCGCTCCCAGCGGAAGCGCGGCGAGGCGCCCGCCCGGAAGATCGTCTTGAGCAGGGTCTGGCGGCCGTGACGATGCCAGAACGCGCCGCCGGGACCGCCCGCGATCGGCTGGTAGGCGAAGCGCCACATCTGGTACCAGGGCACGTCCTCCCACGGCGCCACGATCGCAGCCGCGACGACACCGCGCACGAGACCCTCGTGACGACTCGCCACCAGCAGCGAGGTCCACGCACCCCAGTCGTGCCCGACCAGCACCGGCCGGTCGAGCCCCAGCACCTCGATCGCTCGGGCGACCTCGTCGGCGATGACGCGCTTGTCGTAGGCCTCGGTGCCCTCGGGGACGTCGCTCCACCCGGCACCGCGCAGGTCGAGCGCGATCACGTGGTGCGTCTCGGCCAGCGCCGGCATCACGTGTCGCCAGCAGAACCAGTGCTGCGGCCACCCGTGCAGCAGCACGAGGGTGGGGCGGTCGGCCGAGCGGTGCGCCTCCCCTGCCTCGGCCACGTGCAGGCTCACGCCGTCGACGTCGATCCACCGGTGCTCGACTCCGGGCACCACCGGCAGGGTCCGTTCGGTCATGGGCTGATCGTAGGGTGATCCGCATGACACTCGTCGAGCTCACGCGCGAAGACTCCGTCCGCACGATCACGCTGAACGCCCCCGAGCGCCTCAACGCCCTCGACTGGCCGCTGCTGGAGGAGCTGCGCGCCGCCGTCGAGTCGGTCGCCGCCGACGAGGAGGCCCGTGCACTGGTCGTCACCGGCGCTGGCAAGGCCTTCTGCTCGGGCGCGAACCTCGAGAGCCTCTTCGGCGACACCAGTCGTCCCGCCGACGTGCTGCGCGAGCACCTGATGAACGTCTACGCCTCGTTCCTGGGCATCCGGAACCTCACGATCCCCACCGTCGCGGCCGTCCAGGGCGCTGCCGTGGGCGCCGGACTCAACATCGCACTCGCCTGCGACGTCATCATCGCCGGGCCCGAGGGCGGCTTCGGCCCCACCTTCAGCAAGATCGGCCTGCACCCCGGCGGCGGCTGCACGTGGATGCTCACCCAGCGCATCGGCTCGGCGAACACCGCGGCCGCCCTCTTCAACGGCGACATCATCAAGGCCGACACCGCGCTGCGCCTGGGCATCGCCCAGGAGATCGCCGACGATCCGAAGGCCCGCGCCGCCGAGCTGGCCGCCACGTGGGCGAAGCGCAACCCCAAGCTGATGGCCGACATCAAGAAGTCGGTGGGCGTCGCCGCACGGTCCGACCTGCACGAGTCGCTCAACTTCGAGTCCTGGGCGCAGGCCGAGTCGCTCAGCAGCGAGGAGTTCGCCGCGTTCGCGGCCAAGTTCGCCTCCCGCTGACCCGCGCGACGGCCGTCACCGGCCCGTGAGAAGGTCAGGTTCCATGTGGACCCTGCACGGTGACGGCCAGAACGTGAAGCCCGACGCGATCGTCATGCCCGAGGAGCGGC carries:
- the dcd gene encoding dCTP deaminase — its product is MLLSDRDILAEIDAGRVALDPYDASMIQPSSIDVRLDKFFRVFDNHKYPHIDPAQDQSDLTRDVEVAGEDAFILHPGEFVLGSTYEYVTLPDDVAARLEGKSSLGRLGLMTHSTAGFIDPGFQGHITLELANVATLPIKLYPGMKIGQLCFFRLTSAAENPYGSAKYGSRYQGQRGPTASRSHANFHRSVID
- a CDS encoding universal stress protein, which codes for MYKTILVGVDGSDTASRAAEVAAELASATGAALHIVTAVDEKATAATDLPPGMHPLSPGERAEAIARQVADGLSYQGTVESSPAPGKPADALVHVAKEIGADLIVVGNRRVQGISRLLGSVATDVAHHAPCDVYIVKTV
- a CDS encoding 5'-nucleotidase, whose protein sequence is MSSLLGPIAESSRSDMPSPHEIEVVIGIASSALFDLHESDKVFREQKEDAYREFQEERLNDPLAPGVAFDFVRRLLSLNDLAKDRSPLIEVVILSRNDPETGARVMESVRHHGLPITRSVFMQGRAPYKFMDAFNMTLFLSADEDDVRAAIARDFFAGQVVGEPGSLSLEDGDDGNSLRIAFDFDGVLADDQAETVYQESKDLDVYKAHEDEHGAEPLSAGPLQPFLAALNKIQEIEDDLKRENESYNRRLHIGIVTARNAPAHVRPITTLKHWGLRVNDIFFLGGWPKADTLKIYGPHIFFDDQTDHVDKTKSVVPSVHIPFGVTNKATGAEASPEVPKT
- a CDS encoding RusA family crossover junction endodeoxyribonuclease; the protein is MPAESITWFDVVEIYDQARVEIRSSVDPISLQASAGRKAEFRRELGAAVQQASRGIFTHDVEVTLTWYISESRRYQTHLVADLDNVMKPILDAVTGPDGILIDDNQIQSVKACWMTPGARGTGFDLTFEALMRDDFIEREGLTFVEFSANRCYPLPGLSVPGHEASFVNSWRIALARYQSLLEAGVDHGSAQSVLPLVRPFPRARLGRFMVRHESEFSEDGP
- a CDS encoding alpha/beta fold hydrolase: MTERTLPVVPGVEHRWIDVDGVSLHVAEAGEAHRSADRPTLVLLHGWPQHWFCWRHVMPALAETHHVIALDLRGAGWSDVPEGTEAYDKRVIADEVARAIEVLGLDRPVLVGHDWGAWTSLLVASRHEGLVRGVVAAAIVAPWEDVPWYQMWRFAYQPIAGGPGGAFWHRHGRQTLLKTIFRAGASPRFRWERSVREEYLARFRDPARARAGQSMYRAFLLKEIPQLGRGYARRVDDVPLLFLPGTGDLVLAPALVRRAEGPPNVTVTEISGTGHWIPEERPAELVGHVRDFLRQF
- a CDS encoding enoyl-CoA hydratase; translated protein: MTLVELTREDSVRTITLNAPERLNALDWPLLEELRAAVESVAADEEARALVVTGAGKAFCSGANLESLFGDTSRPADVLREHLMNVYASFLGIRNLTIPTVAAVQGAAVGAGLNIALACDVIIAGPEGGFGPTFSKIGLHPGGGCTWMLTQRIGSANTAAALFNGDIIKADTALRLGIAQEIADDPKARAAELAATWAKRNPKLMADIKKSVGVAARSDLHESLNFESWAQAESLSSEEFAAFAAKFASR